One stretch of Dethiosulfovibrio peptidovorans DNA includes these proteins:
- a CDS encoding polyketide biosynthesis methyltransferase translates to MEQKISIKKGSIEETLVLPLWGRAYETQKENPRLLDKKAVEIIKVIDYDFSEIEKTQSMSQHGWVARSLHTDKMARQFIKKHPEATIVNIGCGLDTTFSRIDNGKILFYELDLPNVIALRKHFYEESDRHQSIASSFLETDQWFDKINVRDGLLFLAGGVFCYFEESQMKEFFVAVADSFKACELYFDSLSPMGIKFAKKAVLKKGGMGMSLEGGWGLRCAKSLEEWDERIKVIDAFPMSRNMKKGIPIGLKIISTITDMLGICSMVHIRIKSFNNN, encoded by the coding sequence ATGGAACAAAAAATCAGTATCAAAAAAGGTAGTATTGAAGAAACCCTTGTGTTGCCTTTATGGGGCAGAGCCTATGAAACACAAAAGGAAAACCCTCGTTTACTTGACAAAAAAGCAGTAGAAATCATCAAGGTTATTGATTACGATTTTTCTGAAATTGAAAAAACGCAAAGCATGTCTCAGCACGGCTGGGTTGCCCGTAGTCTGCATACGGATAAAATGGCCCGTCAATTTATCAAAAAACACCCCGAAGCTACTATCGTAAATATCGGCTGTGGTCTCGATACCACTTTCAGCCGAATTGATAACGGTAAAATTCTATTTTACGAACTGGATTTACCTAATGTGATCGCGCTCAGGAAACACTTTTATGAAGAGAGTGACCGGCACCAGAGTATTGCTTCTTCGTTTCTGGAAACAGACCAGTGGTTTGACAAGATAAACGTCCGGGATGGGCTGTTGTTTCTGGCAGGCGGTGTATTCTGTTATTTTGAGGAGTCGCAAATGAAAGAATTCTTTGTTGCCGTGGCAGATTCTTTCAAAGCCTGTGAGTTGTATTTTGATTCCCTCTCTCCCATGGGAATAAAATTTGCGAAAAAAGCTGTATTAAAAAAAGGCGGCATGGGCATGTCTCTGGAGGGGGGCTGGGGACTAAGATGCGCGAAGAGCCTGGAAGAATGGGATGAGCGAATCAAGGTGATAGATGCGTTTCCTATGTCTCGGAATATGAAAAAAGGAATCCCTATAGGTTTGAAAATCATATCAACAATCACAGATATGCTTGGTATTTGCTCCATGGTGCATATCAGAATTAAGTCTTTTAATAATAACTGA
- the tsaA gene encoding tRNA (N6-threonylcarbamoyladenosine(37)-N6)-methyltransferase TrmO encodes MNKKDFVFRPIGIIRSSHKKLSEIPIQPVFSQGIKGTVIVNPEFAEGLMDLNGFSHIYLFYYFHKLEQTSLHVKPYLSEQTHGIFATRAPHRPNKIGMSLVKLNSIECNVLYIEEVDILDETPLLDIKPYIRRFDARENVISGWQDEVSDDVAFYKGLRGFKKQ; translated from the coding sequence ATGAATAAAAAAGACTTCGTTTTTCGGCCGATTGGCATAATTCGTTCCTCACACAAAAAACTCTCTGAAATCCCAATACAACCGGTGTTTTCTCAGGGCATCAAGGGCACCGTCATAGTCAATCCTGAATTTGCCGAAGGATTGATGGATTTGAATGGATTTTCCCATATCTATTTATTTTATTATTTTCATAAATTAGAGCAAACCTCTCTGCATGTAAAGCCATATCTATCAGAACAAACGCACGGAATTTTTGCAACACGAGCCCCGCATCGTCCTAATAAAATTGGCATGAGTCTCGTTAAACTAAATTCTATTGAATGCAACGTTCTTTACATAGAAGAGGTCGATATCTTGGACGAAACTCCTTTACTTGATATAAAACCATACATACGACGCTTTGATGCGAGGGAAAATGTGATATCTGGTTGGCAAGACGAGGTTTCTGATGATGTTGCTTTTTATAAAGGCCTCAGAGGATTTAAAAAGCAATAG
- a CDS encoding methyltransferase type 12, translating into MKNLPDMIIVPDKLFDFQYGVVKGQMLMTAVDLKIFNYTVEPTTSNDVARSIGTHPGNTELFLNALASIGLLVKKDGAFRNTELSDAFLVEGKETSLGGFLRFNEMFLFKNTDDMKTAVLNGPASHENGEMDVKAQYNTTMLMSNFARSGPSQAVAKTIAELPEFKDFTKMLDLGGGHGLDAIATVKMHRSMNGVVFDKAAAVQAAKDNICEYGMEGRMSVLAGDYLIDSIGSGYDLILAKGTLNFAGPNLESVVHKIFDALNEGGVFVSIHDGLTAERTNPEAMVVGWLPFALSARDVSLAKERIPNAMTTVGFSGLETRPYHFPLGGELDMVVGRKS; encoded by the coding sequence ATGAAAAATTTGCCAGATATGATAATTGTTCCTGATAAGCTCTTTGATTTCCAATATGGTGTTGTCAAAGGGCAGATGCTCATGACCGCAGTGGATCTGAAGATATTCAATTATACTGTCGAACCAACAACTTCCAATGATGTGGCCAGATCGATCGGCACACATCCGGGGAATACAGAACTGTTTCTTAATGCACTTGCATCAATTGGACTGCTTGTGAAGAAAGATGGGGCCTTCCGTAACACGGAACTGAGTGATGCATTTCTTGTGGAGGGTAAGGAAACCTCTCTTGGAGGCTTCCTTAGATTCAACGAGATGTTTCTGTTCAAGAATACTGACGATATGAAGACCGCCGTCCTCAACGGTCCTGCTTCTCATGAGAATGGGGAAATGGATGTAAAGGCCCAGTACAACACGACCATGCTCATGAGCAATTTTGCTCGAAGCGGACCGTCTCAGGCCGTAGCTAAAACCATAGCCGAATTGCCCGAATTTAAAGATTTTACGAAGATGCTCGATCTGGGGGGAGGGCACGGACTTGATGCCATTGCTACAGTAAAGATGCATCGATCAATGAATGGCGTTGTTTTTGACAAAGCGGCAGCTGTGCAGGCCGCGAAAGATAATATCTGTGAATACGGCATGGAAGGGCGGATGAGTGTTCTTGCAGGAGATTACCTTATAGATTCTATCGGTTCAGGCTATGATCTAATCCTTGCAAAGGGAACGCTCAATTTTGCAGGTCCTAATCTTGAGAGCGTGGTTCATAAGATTTTTGACGCCCTGAACGAAGGTGGAGTTTTCGTCTCAATTCACGATGGCTTGACTGCAGAACGAACGAATCCCGAGGCAATGGTCGTGGGTTGGCTCCCTTTTGCTCTGAGTGCCCGAGATGTCTCCCTTGCAAAAGAACGGATTCCCAATGCGATGACTACGGTTGGTTTTTCGGGATTGGAAACTCGCCCATACCATTTTCCTCTTGGTGGAGAGTTGGATATGGTCGTGGGGAGAAAGTCGTAG
- a CDS encoding GNAT family N-acetyltransferase has protein sequence MIREITKSDFESFWPMFSQIIQAQETYTFDSDMTLEQSFSLWCEIPLETYVFVENDVVLGSYYIKPNSMGPSRHICNCGYMVSSEARGKGIAHRMCEHSQQKAIELGFEAMQFNSVVSTNEVAVRLWKKLGFSIIGTISKAYKHPQLGYMDSYVMYKWLRT, from the coding sequence ATGATTAGAGAAATAACAAAATCAGATTTTGAATCATTTTGGCCAATGTTTTCGCAGATTATTCAGGCTCAAGAAACCTACACGTTTGACTCTGACATGACGCTTGAGCAATCGTTCAGCCTATGGTGCGAAATACCGCTCGAAACCTATGTTTTTGTCGAGAATGATGTGGTTCTTGGTAGTTATTACATTAAGCCAAATTCAATGGGTCCAAGTCGTCATATTTGCAATTGTGGCTATATGGTATCAAGTGAGGCTAGAGGCAAGGGTATCGCTCATCGTATGTGTGAGCATTCTCAACAGAAAGCAATCGAGCTGGGGTTTGAGGCAATGCAGTTTAATAGCGTTGTGTCTACGAATGAGGTCGCAGTTCGGCTTTGGAAAAAGCTCGGCTTTAGTATCATAGGCACTATTTCCAAGGCGTATAAACACCCTCAATTAGGGTATATGGATAGCTACGTCATGTATAAATGGCTACGAACATAA
- a CDS encoding mitomycin resistance protein produces the protein MKNPDRERISCLENLPNVGKAIADRLRLIGVDHPKKLIGKCPLELYDQLCTVTEKRYDPCVIDVFMSIVHFMESGEALPWWLFTAARKKILKRERGPI, from the coding sequence ATGAAAAATCCAGACAGAGAAAGAATTTCATGTCTTGAAAACCTTCCCAATGTTGGAAAGGCAATTGCAGACAGGCTTCGATTGATTGGCGTTGATCATCCCAAAAAATTGATAGGGAAATGCCCTTTGGAGCTATACGATCAACTTTGCACTGTAACAGAGAAAAGGTATGATCCCTGTGTCATTGATGTATTTATGTCTATTGTTCATTTTATGGAAAGTGGTGAGGCGTTACCATGGTGGTTGTTCACCGCTGCGAGAAAGAAAATTTTAAAAAGAGAAAGGGGGCCTATATGA
- a CDS encoding arsenite transporter, with protein sequence MWKILLFLQKNLIWTIPAMMILGILSGYYFDMSFVKVSVMPLTFLMVYPMMVNLQLEKLFSLEGMKCQITAQLINFGIIPFIAYYLGIYFFPDSPMIILGLLFAALLPTSGMTISWTGFAKGNINVAIKMTVVGLILGSIATPFYAKFLMGEVIEIPMQKIFTSIAIVVLLPMVFGYLTKKIIIKRFGKERYQKNIKQKFPALSTLGVLGIVYVAMCLKAKNIATNPTVLIDYLIPISLLYLINFSISTFIGKIFFNRNDGIAIVYGTVMRNLSIALAIAMTAFAERGSEISIIIAMAYIIQVQSAAWYVKFTDKIFGEAP encoded by the coding sequence ATGTGGAAAATACTATTATTTTTACAAAAAAATTTGATCTGGACGATCCCTGCAATGATGATATTGGGTATTTTGTCAGGGTACTACTTTGACATGTCTTTTGTGAAAGTCTCTGTCATGCCTCTAACCTTCTTGATGGTTTATCCAATGATGGTCAACCTACAATTGGAAAAACTGTTTTCTCTTGAAGGTATGAAATGTCAGATCACAGCCCAACTTATTAATTTTGGAATTATTCCTTTTATCGCCTATTATTTGGGAATTTATTTTTTCCCAGATTCACCCATGATTATTTTAGGACTTCTTTTTGCTGCGTTGCTTCCAACCAGTGGAATGACCATATCATGGACGGGGTTTGCAAAGGGAAATATAAATGTAGCCATTAAAATGACAGTCGTGGGATTGATTTTAGGATCGATTGCGACACCGTTCTATGCGAAATTTCTAATGGGAGAAGTTATAGAGATACCAATGCAAAAAATATTTACATCGATTGCAATAGTCGTCCTTTTGCCGATGGTCTTTGGGTATTTAACAAAAAAAATAATTATAAAAAGATTCGGCAAGGAACGCTATCAAAAAAACATAAAACAAAAATTCCCTGCCCTTTCAACCCTTGGGGTACTCGGAATTGTTTATGTCGCGATGTGCTTAAAAGCAAAAAACATTGCGACGAATCCAACTGTCCTTATAGATTATTTAATACCAATATCTTTACTGTACTTAATTAACTTTTCAATTAGCACTTTTATAGGAAAAATATTTTTTAATAGAAATGACGGGATTGCTATAGTTTATGGTACTGTCATGAGAAACTTGTCAATTGCCTTGGCCATAGCAATGACAGCTTTCGCAGAAAGGGGATCCGAAATATCCATAATAATAGCAATGGCATATATCATACAGGTTCAATCTGCAGCGTGGTATGTTAAGTTTACAGATAAAATATTTGGAGAAGCTCCATAA
- a CDS encoding acyl-CoA thioester hydrolase, which translates to MTNHVTVFRVRYAETDQMGIAHHGTYLTWFEMGRSGLCRDWGKPYARWEAEGIFLPVVEASCRYKSPARYDEELALHTQVEQVKPHSVTFRYRLFCGGRLLAEGRTRHAFTDPEGRLIRQGHPLIQWLRERSAEGL; encoded by the coding sequence ATGACGAATCACGTGACGGTCTTTCGGGTTCGATACGCTGAGACGGATCAGATGGGTATTGCCCATCATGGTACCTACCTGACCTGGTTTGAAATGGGACGATCAGGTCTCTGTAGAGACTGGGGCAAACCGTATGCGCGTTGGGAGGCAGAGGGGATTTTTCTGCCTGTGGTAGAGGCCTCATGCCGCTATAAATCACCGGCCCGGTATGACGAGGAACTGGCGCTTCATACCCAGGTGGAGCAGGTCAAGCCTCACTCGGTAACGTTCCGGTACCGTTTGTTTTGTGGGGGCCGTCTTCTCGCTGAGGGCCGAACCCGTCATGCCTTTACCGATCCCGAGGGGCGGTTGATTCGTCAAGGACATCCTTTGATTCAATGGCTTCGAGAACGCTCAGCAGAGGGACTATAG
- the lepB gene encoding signal peptidase I, with amino-acid sequence MVAKPWWRETIETVLWAVVLALIIRTFVIQAFWIPSGSMIPTLLPGDRVLVCKFWYAIQPPKRGQIFVFKYPVDPKRDFVKRIIGLPGDTLEIRQGTVYLNGEPQKEPYVAFPDAYTMEPVTVPDDSFFAMGDNRPNSQDSRFWGFVPRKNIRGPAFFRYWPIKRIGLLE; translated from the coding sequence ATGGTAGCAAAACCGTGGTGGCGAGAGACTATAGAGACGGTCCTCTGGGCTGTCGTTTTGGCATTGATCATTCGGACCTTTGTGATTCAGGCCTTCTGGATTCCCAGCGGTTCCATGATACCGACGCTTCTTCCCGGTGATCGGGTGTTGGTGTGTAAGTTCTGGTACGCTATTCAACCTCCCAAGCGGGGACAGATATTTGTTTTTAAGTATCCTGTGGATCCCAAGAGGGACTTCGTGAAACGGATTATCGGTCTTCCTGGTGATACTCTGGAGATTCGTCAGGGTACTGTCTATCTCAATGGCGAACCTCAAAAGGAGCCGTATGTGGCCTTTCCCGATGCCTACACGATGGAGCCGGTGACCGTGCCGGACGACTCGTTCTTCGCCATGGGGGATAACCGCCCGAACTCACAGGACAGCCGATTCTGGGGTTTTGTGCCGAGGAAAAATATCCGAGGGCCGGCTTTTTTTCGATATTGGCCCATCAAGCGGATAGGCCTTCTTGAGTGA
- a CDS encoding ribosome biogenesis GTP-binding protein, whose protein sequence is MTGRTVWFPGHMAKGTRALEDVARKLDLILEVRDARAPEVTASPLSTVLSQICPVWKVLTKRDLADRKVTSSWVSTYRQGKSRAWAVNLLRGAVDDLRKELAKERPAHRELRLAVVGIPNVGKSALLNCLVGKKSAPVGGVPGVTKGVSWYKGKGFLVVDSPGILDPRSGEHIQKTLAWLGCSKVEVIGGYEEVAARLIAFLVEKEFWGLVETVWGMKPLYDPYETLEALGRRLGCLLPGDRVDRTLAGRRFLDSFSSGKLGTLSLERPGDVIQ, encoded by the coding sequence ATGACGGGGCGGACTGTCTGGTTCCCCGGCCATATGGCTAAGGGAACCCGAGCCTTGGAGGATGTGGCCCGAAAGCTGGACTTGATTCTGGAGGTTCGTGATGCTCGGGCTCCCGAGGTTACGGCGTCTCCTTTGAGCACCGTCCTTTCCCAAATCTGTCCTGTGTGGAAAGTCCTTACAAAGAGAGACCTGGCTGATCGGAAAGTGACCTCGTCGTGGGTGAGCACGTATCGACAGGGCAAGAGTCGTGCCTGGGCTGTGAATCTGCTGCGGGGGGCTGTCGACGATCTCAGGAAGGAACTCGCTAAGGAGCGACCGGCTCACAGGGAGCTTCGTCTGGCGGTGGTAGGGATTCCTAACGTGGGCAAGTCGGCCTTGCTCAACTGTCTGGTTGGGAAAAAATCGGCCCCAGTCGGGGGAGTCCCGGGAGTGACAAAAGGCGTCTCCTGGTACAAGGGCAAGGGCTTTTTGGTGGTGGACTCTCCGGGGATTTTGGATCCTAGATCAGGGGAACATATTCAAAAAACTCTGGCCTGGCTTGGCTGCTCTAAAGTCGAGGTCATCGGTGGCTATGAGGAGGTGGCAGCTCGACTGATCGCCTTTCTCGTCGAGAAGGAGTTTTGGGGTCTCGTGGAGACGGTCTGGGGTATGAAACCGTTGTATGATCCATACGAGACGCTGGAGGCGCTTGGGCGTCGTCTCGGCTGCCTTCTGCCCGGAGATCGGGTGGATCGTACTCTGGCAGGTCGCCGATTCCTTGACAGCTTTTCCTCGGGGAAGCTGGGCACCCTGTCTTTGGAGCGCCCCGGGGATGTTATTCAATGA
- a CDS encoding ribonuclease HII: protein MTVPVFAGVDEAGRGPMAGPVVAAAAILTAEQASALSSLGLRDSKKMTSRSREAVFSTIKDIGVIWTAQVASVERIDRMNILYATLWAMKKAVERLPRRFFDGVLVDGDKEIPGLNLPQQVCPGGDDKYPQISAASVIAKVLRDGLMVALDKKYPKYGLAQHKGYGTKAHRRALELYGVTAIHRRSFHWRTPS, encoded by the coding sequence ATGACGGTACCGGTATTTGCCGGGGTCGATGAGGCCGGGCGTGGTCCTATGGCCGGTCCCGTTGTCGCAGCAGCAGCAATCCTTACTGCTGAACAGGCAAGTGCCTTGAGCTCCCTGGGACTTCGAGACTCGAAAAAAATGACGTCTCGCAGTCGAGAGGCGGTTTTCAGTACAATAAAGGATATCGGCGTTATATGGACAGCGCAGGTTGCCTCGGTGGAGCGCATTGATAGGATGAACATCCTTTATGCGACCTTATGGGCCATGAAAAAAGCCGTAGAAAGGCTCCCTCGGCGGTTTTTCGATGGGGTTTTGGTGGATGGAGATAAAGAAATTCCCGGTTTGAACCTTCCTCAGCAGGTCTGTCCTGGCGGTGACGACAAATACCCCCAGATATCGGCGGCTTCTGTGATCGCTAAGGTCCTTCGGGATGGGCTTATGGTGGCATTGGACAAAAAATACCCAAAATATGGCCTGGCTCAGCATAAGGGCTATGGCACCAAGGCCCACCGGCGTGCGTTGGAGCTCTATGGAGTGACAGCCATCCATCGTCGAAGTTTTCATTGGAGAACGCCCTCATGA
- a CDS encoding flagellar biosynthesis yields the protein MSKSREKCPQAAALRYDQEQERAPRILASGQGPVAERIMDIAKEADIPIVEDAALVTALLALDIGEEIPLELYEAVARVLAFIYRVDVANRPDQP from the coding sequence ATGAGCAAAAGCAGGGAAAAGTGCCCCCAAGCCGCTGCTCTTCGGTATGATCAGGAGCAGGAGAGGGCTCCTCGTATTTTGGCTTCCGGGCAGGGGCCCGTGGCTGAACGCATCATGGATATAGCTAAAGAGGCCGATATCCCCATTGTGGAAGATGCCGCATTAGTCACGGCCCTCTTGGCGTTGGATATAGGGGAGGAAATTCCTTTGGAACTGTACGAAGCAGTGGCTCGGGTTCTGGCTTTCATCTACAGGGTGGATGTAGCCAACAGACCTGATCAGCCCTGA
- a CDS encoding ATP-dependent protease (among the AAA+ ATPases, the YifB protease family belongs to the Helix 2 insert clade; unknown function), translating to MNPVRGVTLRGVDALEVDVEAEIAGGLFSISIVGLPDASVRESRERVRVALKSAGVPLKGRISVNLAPADLPKEGTLLDLPIAVVLALRSQGISMNTPALFMGELALDGRIRPVRGAVPAAILARTIGIPLYVPEGNAAQVGLVPEVRAYKVTQLKELLSHLRDGAHLPEVRPTDLRNVSAPVDPDFCHVRGQSAAKRALEIASAGHHNILMIGAPGSGKTMLARAFRGILPPLSDDEILETLLVRSTLGLDEHPDRQPPFRVIHHTASTVAVCGGGSALRPGEISLAHRGVLFLDEFTEFRRDLVEALRQPLEDGVITVSRAAGTAVYPSRVLLVLAANPCACGWFGDRLKTCSCSAVELERYRRRLSGPVMDRVDLHVSVPRLAPDELVGFSHEPGESSLVVRERVCRAREIQRQRWEPYGFCSNAEVPETILREQLNLSQQGQQVLTKMAERLRISGRGLARVLRVARTIADLQKEGAVPAEAVYEALAYREAMTS from the coding sequence GTGAACCCAGTGAGAGGAGTCACCCTTCGAGGGGTGGATGCCCTTGAAGTGGACGTAGAGGCAGAGATCGCTGGTGGGTTGTTCTCCATCTCTATCGTCGGCCTTCCAGATGCGTCGGTTCGAGAGTCGCGGGAGAGGGTCAGAGTGGCTCTTAAATCGGCGGGAGTTCCTCTCAAGGGGCGAATCTCCGTTAATCTGGCCCCGGCGGATCTCCCCAAAGAAGGTACTCTGCTGGATCTCCCAATCGCGGTTGTTTTGGCCCTTCGTTCTCAGGGTATCTCCATGAATACTCCTGCTCTGTTCATGGGAGAGTTGGCCTTGGATGGCCGAATTCGTCCTGTTCGGGGAGCCGTCCCGGCAGCCATACTTGCCAGAACCATCGGGATACCTCTGTATGTTCCCGAAGGCAACGCTGCCCAGGTTGGCCTTGTTCCCGAGGTTCGGGCCTATAAGGTGACTCAATTGAAGGAGCTTTTAAGCCATCTCAGGGACGGGGCCCATCTGCCTGAAGTGAGGCCTACGGACCTCCGCAATGTCTCAGCTCCTGTGGATCCTGATTTTTGTCACGTTCGAGGTCAATCGGCAGCTAAGAGAGCCTTGGAGATCGCTTCAGCCGGACATCATAACATCCTCATGATTGGGGCACCCGGAAGTGGCAAGACCATGTTGGCGCGAGCTTTCAGGGGAATACTGCCGCCTTTGTCCGACGACGAGATCCTGGAGACTTTGCTCGTTCGAAGTACCTTGGGCCTGGACGAACATCCTGATCGCCAGCCACCCTTTCGGGTGATCCATCACACGGCCTCCACCGTAGCCGTGTGCGGTGGAGGTTCAGCTCTTCGCCCCGGGGAGATATCTCTGGCCCATCGAGGGGTTCTCTTCCTTGATGAATTCACCGAATTTCGACGAGACTTGGTCGAGGCCCTTCGTCAACCCTTGGAGGACGGAGTCATCACCGTCAGTCGGGCTGCTGGAACGGCGGTGTATCCTTCTCGTGTGCTCTTGGTTTTAGCCGCAAATCCCTGTGCGTGTGGATGGTTTGGTGATCGCCTCAAAACCTGTAGCTGCTCGGCGGTGGAGCTTGAACGCTATCGTCGTCGCCTCTCTGGCCCCGTTATGGATCGAGTTGATCTCCACGTCTCGGTACCTCGCCTGGCTCCTGATGAGCTTGTCGGCTTTTCCCACGAGCCCGGAGAGTCCAGCCTCGTCGTTCGGGAGCGAGTATGTCGCGCTAGGGAGATCCAGAGGCAACGTTGGGAACCTTATGGATTTTGTTCCAACGCAGAGGTCCCTGAGACTATTCTTCGGGAACAGCTGAACCTGTCACAACAGGGACAACAGGTTCTAACCAAGATGGCTGAGCGACTCCGAATCTCGGGCAGAGGATTGGCTCGAGTTCTTCGGGTTGCTCGAACCATTGCCGATCTTCAAAAAGAGGGTGCCGTCCCAGCAGAGGCGGTGTACGAGGCTTTGGCGTATCGGGAGGCGATGACGTCATGA